The Tenebrio molitor chromosome 3, icTenMoli1.1, whole genome shotgun sequence genome contains a region encoding:
- the Chro gene encoding titin, with translation MEEALNDPLDISKDSDLIKDAQKDLSKIDVLVCGGCHEVFHFVEEFQKHKSTDQCSNISVLTCENEEKSQIWGFTLWKTKQVQTHKDKEEEPPTSWDIYQKWTKLDQIEKDLWISAGKTLQFVNKIAAGKITENDEKKIEKDPLALDDPIPNDSQRALRTTKDNEKEEYIVEKIVGKRFNPRKRLWEYEVKWENYSEETWEPLSHLENCKALVQEYEDKLKAAKEKEKEKEKPPGAPRGRGRPRLNPQSPTAVKIVQKKPVAPPATVVITTPGGRPQRTSKQKALNQVKAWCGNISDGEETGLKRPFDDDAESDDSFEKKIKLEGESLSSEDDEPKLPVRKVAKIVHTYNNGAGRKLPDNVLIPDAKGVVRISQKQLPSLSSGVYIMSKSSGIIKLDSMASKIATSGGQAIVKVSPKIGQTQIRIIKKEDGSKRVVQVKGSEQSGASATPKPKVVQQQVINKSPIIKKELEKIIKKIEAPKTQTPKPPVKEKEETKFTVGNEEDSDDGIPEMEFPTDLPLPEPDSPPGEFTLDPNTGKLAGVEYPDPEPEPVIHEIKKESPSESIDNIVKLAAADITEEDLKPDPDPVTTDTTPTANTPTLTATASIATPKETVYAVVNDVKASHSILNAAMANSNILQKTLQSPRPKTQPRIINQSVAKPRTSLSPMTRTPTPATKPTPQLVRPKPSPLPKPRFNIAPTNPVRNVYPKANSITKKIGNTTVYKTKPPPSPAATTTVKKSPQKAAGSKPVISMPSLDEEPAPVVLAPKVAQAVDETPTAVEADLSTFTLAAGDRPMFITGDDGTVYQVAGQNEEGQTILLTQDSDGQQQCLLVTSEAIQEEVEQVGNPAEVLMEVQEPVEMAEEQPLVAQFIRTEPRSPGGTHKVVVMLPDGDVMVTQVTPEEYASLELDK, from the exons ATGGAAGAGGCGTTGAACGACCCCCTGGACATATCGAAGGACTCGGACCTGATCAAAG ACGCGCAAAaagatctgtcaaaaatcgATGTATTGGTGTGTGGGGGCTGTCACGAGGTCTTTCACTTCGTGGAAGAGTTCCAAAAGCACAAATCGACCGACCAGTGCAGCAATATATCGGTACTCACGTGCGAGAATGAGGAGAAATCTCAGATTTGGGGCTTCACTCTGTGGAAAACGAAGCAAGTCCAGACTCACAAAGATAAAGAAGAAGAGCCGCCCACGTCGTGGGATATTTACCAGAAATGGACGAAACTTGATCAGATAGAGAAAGACTTGTGGATATCTGCTGGCAAGACATTACAATTTGTGAACAAAATCGCTGCAGGAAAAATCACTGAAAatgatgagaaaaaaattgaaaaagaccCACTGGCTCTAGATGACCCTATCCCAAAt GATTCGCAAAGGGCACTGAGGACAACCAAAGATAATGAAAAGGAAGAGTacattgtagaaaaaattgtgGGGAAACGGTTCAATCCACGTAAGAGGCTTTGGGAATATGAAGTCAAATGGGAAAATTATTCAGA agaAACGTGGGAGCCATTATCGCATTTGGAAAATTGTAAAGCGCTAGTTCAAGAGTACGAGGACAAACTGAAAGCAGCTaaagaaaaagagaaagaaaaggaaaaaccACCGGGGGCACCGAGAGGGAGAGGGAGGCCCCGCTTGAATCCGCAGTCCCCGACGGCGGTGAAAATCGTCCAGAAAAAACCTGTCGCTCCACCCGCAACGGTGGTCATCACGACGCCGGGAGG GCGGCCGCAGAGGACGAGCAAACAGAAAGCTTTGAACCAGGTGAAAGCTTGGTGCGGCAACATCTCCGACGGCGAAGAGACCGGCCTGAAGCGTCCATTCGACGACGACGCCGAAAGCGACGACTCCTTCGAGAAGAAGATCAAGCTGGAGGGCGAGTCCTTGTCTTCGGAAGATGACGAACCCAAGCTGCCGGTCCGCAAAGTGGCCAAGATCGTGCACACCTACAACAACGGCGCCGGAAGGAAACTTCCCGACAACGTCCTCATCCCAGATGCAAAAGGGGTAGTCCGAATCAGTCAAAAACAACTGCCATCGCTCAGTTCCGGAGTCTACATCATGTCCAAATCGTCCGGCATCATAAAGCTCGACTCGATGGCATCGAAAATCGCGACCAGCGGAGGTCAAGCCATCGTGAAAGTCAGCCCGAAAATAGGGCAGACGCAGATCAGGATCATCAAAAAGGAGGATGGAAGCAAGAGAGTGGTCCAGGTGAAAGGTTCGGAGCAGAGCGGCGCTTCGGCAACGCCGAAACCGAAAGTCGTCCAACAGCAAGTGATCAACAAGAGTCCCATCATCAAGAAGGAGCTAGAGAAGATCATCAAAAAGATCGAGGCGCCGAAGACGCAGACGCCCAAACCCCCGGTGAAAGAGAAAGAGGAGACTAAGTTTACGGTCGGCAACGAGGAGGATTCCGACGATGGAATCCCGGAGATGGAGTTCCCGACGGATCTACCTTTACCGGAACCGGACAGTCCACCTGGAGAATTCACCTTGGACCCGAACACTGGAAAACTCGCCGGAGTGGAGTACCCCGACCCGGAACCCGAACCCGTCATTCACGAAATCAAGAAAGAGAGTCCCTCCGAGAGCATCGACAACATAGTGAAACTAGCCGCGGCGGACATCACCGAAGAAGATCTCAAACCCGACCCCGATCCCGTCACTACCGACACCACCCCCACGGCCAACACCCCCACATTAACCGCAACTGCGTCAATCGCCACCCCCAAAGAGACCGTATACGCGGTGGTGAACGACGTGAAAGCGTCCCACTCGATCCTGAACGCCGCCATGGCCAACTCCAACATCCTCCAGAAAACATTGCAGTCCCCCAGACCCAAGACCCAACCGCGGATCATCAACCAATCGGTCGCGAAGCCGAGGACGTCTTTGAGTCCCATGACGAGGACGCCGACTCCAGCGACCAAACCTACCCCGCAACTGGTGCGCCCCAAACCGTCGCCGCTGCCCAAACCCAGGTTCAACATAGCCCCCACGAACCCAGTCCGGAACGTGTACCCCAAAGCCAACAGCATCACGAAAAAAATCGGCAACACGACGGTGTACAAAACGAAGCCGCCGCCATCGCCGGCGGCAACGACGACCGTAAAAAAGAGTCCGCAGAAAGCCGCGGGGTCCAAGCCGGTGATCAGCATGCCCTCGTTGGACGAGGAACCGGCTCCGGTGGTGTTGGCGCCGAAGGTGGCGCAAGCGGTGGACGAGACTCCGACGGCAGTCGAAGCGGACCTGTCGACGTTCACGTTGGCCGCGGGAGATCGGCCCATGTTCATAACGGGGGACGACGGGACCGTGTACCAAGTGGCCGGACAGAACGAGGAAGGACAGACGATTCTGTTGACGCAAGACAGTGACGGACAGCAGCAGTGTTTGTTGGTGACGAGCGAGGCGATACAGGAGGAGGTGGAACAGGTCGGGAACCCGGCGGAGGTGCTGATGGAGGTGCAAGAACCGGTGGAGATGGCCGAGGAACAGCCGCTAGTCGCGCAGTTTATCAGGACAGAACCGCGGAGTCCGG GTGGAACCCACAAAGTCGTCGTCATGTTGCCAGACGGGGACGTAATGGTGACGCAGGTGACTCCCGAAGAGTACGCCAGTCTGGAATTGGACAAATAA